The Cryobacterium roopkundense sequence GAGCCAGGGAAGGTAGCCGGCGACCATGCCCATCATGATGAGTCCGACCTGCCATTCGCGGTACCGGGCCAGGCGATACACGAGGTAGAACAGCGCGGCCGTCGCGGCCCACCAGATGAGAGGATTGCCCACAGAGGTGATGGCGGCCGAGCAGGCGTCGCTCGCGCAACCGTCCTCGCCGCGGCTCGTGCCCACGTAGTACATGCTCGTGGGGCGAATCATGAACAGCCACGTGAGCGGGTTGGCCTGATACGGGTGCGGCGTGGACAGGCCCACGTGATAGGTGTATGCCGCCACCTGATAGTGCCAGAAGCTTTGGATGGTGTGCGGGACCCAGGCTAACGGGCCCGTCCACGCGGCGCCAAGGGAGTCGGCCCACTCGCGGTAGAAGCCCCCGCGCGTGACGAGCCACCCCGTCCACGACACGACGAAGGTGACGAGGGCGATCGGCACCAGAAGCAGGAGATTCGCGGGGGCCTGCTTGAGTATCGCGGCGCTTGCCCAGAACGACACTCCGGCACGACGCCTGGCGAGGGCATCGACGACTACCGTGTACAGGCCGAACGCGGCCAGAAAATACGCTCCGGACCACTTCACCGAACAGGCCAGCCCGAAGGCGAGCCCCGCCGCGAGCAACCACGGGCGCCACCAAAGCGTCGGGCCCCAGTGCGGATCGAGCCCGGCGGCCCGGCGGCGTTCCAGCCACGCACCGAGTCTGCGCTCATGCCAGGGTCGATCCAGCAGAATGGCGCCGAAACCGAGCAGGGCAAAGAACATCACCGAGTTGTCCAGCAGGGCCACCCGCGACATGACGATGGCGTGACCGTCGATCGCGAGGAGGAATCCGGCGATCGTGGCGAGGGTCAGCGAGCCGAACAGCCTGCGGGCCACCAACATCAGCACCACGACTGCCAGGATGCCGATCACCGCGGTGGAGAGGCGCCAGCCCCAGCTGCTCTCGGGGCCGGTGGCGGCCATTCCGAGGGCGATGAGCCACTTTCCGAGCGGTGGATGCACAACGAAGGAAGGATCCGTCGTGAACACGTCGGTCTGGCCGCCTGAGAACAGCGCATCGGCCCCGTCAGGCCAGGTGGATTCGTAGCCGTTGTTGAAAAGGGTCCAGGCATCCTTGACATAGAAGGTCTCGTCGAAGACCAGGGAGTGCGGGGTGCCGAGATTCCACAGGCGCAGCACAGCGGCCACAACGACCACAAGGATGGGGGCGGCCCACCGGACCCATCGACTAGTAGCGAGCACCTGTCCATCGTAGTGAGCGCGACTGCGTAGTGATCGGCGGGCCTGAGAGAATGAACTCATGATCATCCTCGCCGCCACACCGATCGGAAACCTCGGGGATGCCTCCAGGCGTCTGGTCGAGGCGCTCACCACCGCCACAGTCGTGGCGTCCGAAGACACCAGGGTCACCATCCACCTGCTCAAGGCGCTCGGAATCGAGAACCGTCCGCGACTGATCAGCCTTCACGACCACAACGAGCGGGGCAAGGCCGCCGAGCTGGTGGAGTTGGCCCGCGACACCGACCTGCTCGTGCTGAGCGACGCGGGCATGCCCACGGTGTCCGATCCCGGGTTCCACCTCGTGGACGCGGCCGTCTCGGCCGGCGTCGTCGTGTCGGCGTTGCCGGGGCCGTCGGCAGTGCTCACGGCCCTTGCGGTTTCCGGGCTGCCCACCGACCGATTCACGTTCGAAGGCTTCCTGCCCCGCAAGCACGGCGAACGCGTCGGAACACTGCGCGAGCTCGTCGCGGAGCGTCGCACCATGGTGTTCTTCGAATCTCCCAATCGGCTCGCGGCGAGCCTGACCGACCTCGCGACGGTGCTCGGCGCCGACCGCCGGGTCGTCGTGTGCCGGGAGCTGACCAAGTTCTACGAGGAGATCAAGCGCGGCACCGCAGCCGAGCTGGCCGAGTGGGCGGCCCTGGGCGTGCGCGGCGAGATCTGCATCGTCGTCGCCGGTGCCGAGCGTCAGGTGTTGAATCTGGAAGACGGGGTGCGCGAGGTGCTGGTGCTGGTGGCCGGCGGCATCCGCTTGAAGGAGGCGGCGGCCGATGTGTCGGCCGCGAGCGGTCTCGGCAAGCGTGAGCTGTACGAGAGCGCCCTGCAGGCGAAGACCGGAAAGGTTTCTTCGATGCCCGACAGGTCGGACTTCCCCCTGGGCTAGCCCTCGCGGGACCGGACGAACGGCGGTATTCTCACAGTGCGATTCTGCGCGGTACATTTCTGCGCAGCAGTTCTGCCGTGACGGTCGGAGGTTCCGATGCCATACCGGGTGCAGTTCTCCGAATACGGGGGACCGGACGTTCTCGAACTCGTCGATATGCTCAAGCCTGTTGCGGGGCCCGGTGACGTCGTTGTGGAGGTGCTGGCCGCCGGCCTCAACCCTGGCGAGTCGAGCATCCGTGAAGGTCGGTTTGCCCTTGAGCGGCCGGTGCGGTTTCCCCAGGGGCAGGGCAGCGACTTCGCTGGTGTCGTCGTCGGGGTCGGCGACGGTGTCGAGACGTGGCACCTCCACGACGAGGTGCTCGGGCACACAGTGCGGGCGGCGCAGGCGAGCTACGTTGCCGTGCCAGAGGGGAACGTCATCCGCAAGCCGTCCGGGTTGCCGTGGGAGATCGCCGGGAGCCTGTTCGTAGCCGCCGCGACAGCGTGGCAGGCCGTGCAGGGCGTCAACCCCGGACCGGGGCGAACTGTCCTCGTGCATGCCGCAGCGGGCGGTGTGGGAGGAATCGCCGGACAGCTGTGCAAGCTGCGCGGGGCCACGGTCATCGGCACGTGCAGCAGGACGAGCTTCGACTACCTGCGGCAGCACAGGATCATCCCCGTGGAATACGGCGCAGACCTCGATTCCGAACTCGCGCGGGTCGCACCGGGAGGAATCGATGCCGAGCTGAACCGCATGGGCGACGACGCGCTCGTCACTGTGAACTCCACCGATACCGTCGTGCTCGAGCGGATCGCGTCGATGGTCGCCAATCATCAGATTTCCATCCCACTCGCAGCGGTGTACCCACTTGAACGCGTACAGGACGCCTACCGAGAGCTTGAGGCCGGCCACGCCCACGGCAAGATCGTGTTGAGCCTGGAACCTGTCTACTACCGGCATCAGAAGGTGCAAGCCATCGACATCCGCGAGACTGAGGCCACTCGGGACGCTCCAGGCCGCACGCCCGGCCCGCCTGCCCACGAGGTGCTCCCGCCGGTATTCGGCCACCGCCGCCACAAGGCACCGTCGGCACCGAAATAGAGTGTCGAGTCGGGCTCGCGGAGTAACACGGACTGGCGCGGGTGCTCGCGCGCATAGGATGTGAGCATGTCCGACGGCTCTTCTTTCTACATCACCACGCCCATTTTCTACGTGAATGATGTCCCGCACATCGGGCACGCCTATACCGAGGTGGCAGCAGACGTGCTCGCCCGCTGGCACCGCCAGTCGGGGGACAAGGCGTGGCTGCTCACCGGAACGGACGAGCACGGGCAGAAGATCCTGCGCACCGCCACCGCGAACGGTGTGACACCGAAGGAATGGGCCGACCGCCTGGTCGAGACCGCGTGGAAGCCGCTGCTCAAGACCGTGAACATCGCCAACGACGATTTCATTCGCACCACGGACGAGCGCCACGAGGTGAACGCCCAGAAGTTCCTGCAGCACCTGCAGACCGAGGGTCACATTTACACCGGCGAGTACGAGGGCTACTACTGCGTGGGCTGTGAGGAATACAAGCCCACCACCGACCTCGTGGACGGCACCGGCGAAGACGCCGGCGTGTTGGTCTGCGCGATCCACTCCAA is a genomic window containing:
- a CDS encoding dolichyl-phosphate-mannose--protein mannosyltransferase, which produces MSSFSQARRSLRSRAHYDGQVLATSRWVRWAAPILVVVVAAVLRLWNLGTPHSLVFDETFYVKDAWTLFNNGYESTWPDGADALFSGGQTDVFTTDPSFVVHPPLGKWLIALGMAATGPESSWGWRLSTAVIGILAVVVLMLVARRLFGSLTLATIAGFLLAIDGHAIVMSRVALLDNSVMFFALLGFGAILLDRPWHERRLGAWLERRRAAGLDPHWGPTLWWRPWLLAAGLAFGLACSVKWSGAYFLAAFGLYTVVVDALARRRAGVSFWASAAILKQAPANLLLLVPIALVTFVVSWTGWLVTRGGFYREWADSLGAAWTGPLAWVPHTIQSFWHYQVAAYTYHVGLSTPHPYQANPLTWLFMIRPTSMYYVGTSRGEDGCASDACSAAITSVGNPLIWWAATAALFYLVYRLARYREWQVGLIMMGMVAGYLPWLMYLNRTVFQFYTIAFEPYLLLGLTFVMGRFLGLIPHPTQRIPNPGRVVIGRRIVIVFLVLAVLTSAFFYPLWTGTQTSFAFWQLHTWMPSWR
- the rsmI gene encoding 16S rRNA (cytidine(1402)-2'-O)-methyltransferase is translated as MIILAATPIGNLGDASRRLVEALTTATVVASEDTRVTIHLLKALGIENRPRLISLHDHNERGKAAELVELARDTDLLVLSDAGMPTVSDPGFHLVDAAVSAGVVVSALPGPSAVLTALAVSGLPTDRFTFEGFLPRKHGERVGTLRELVAERRTMVFFESPNRLAASLTDLATVLGADRRVVVCRELTKFYEEIKRGTAAELAEWAALGVRGEICIVVAGAERQVLNLEDGVREVLVLVAGGIRLKEAAADVSAASGLGKRELYESALQAKTGKVSSMPDRSDFPLG
- a CDS encoding NADP-dependent oxidoreductase, with the translated sequence MPYRVQFSEYGGPDVLELVDMLKPVAGPGDVVVEVLAAGLNPGESSIREGRFALERPVRFPQGQGSDFAGVVVGVGDGVETWHLHDEVLGHTVRAAQASYVAVPEGNVIRKPSGLPWEIAGSLFVAAATAWQAVQGVNPGPGRTVLVHAAAGGVGGIAGQLCKLRGATVIGTCSRTSFDYLRQHRIIPVEYGADLDSELARVAPGGIDAELNRMGDDALVTVNSTDTVVLERIASMVANHQISIPLAAVYPLERVQDAYRELEAGHAHGKIVLSLEPVYYRHQKVQAIDIRETEATRDAPGRTPGPPAHEVLPPVFGHRRHKAPSAPK